Proteins co-encoded in one Chloroflexota bacterium genomic window:
- a CDS encoding DUF1992 domain-containing protein has protein sequence MTSDDVRPIRRRVEQAIEQAVAEGAFDNLAGAGLPLKSETGIVPNELRVPFKVLENAGMAPAWVELAAEIERRIDEFRAARHDHDRRMRRACAHALAGTAGDFAARFRAAGHAHQELRDALAKDVRGIVRLIDRFNTMAPASAPRFGFLARAELEAVDAIWPWPAPGGDRA, from the coding sequence ATGACCAGCGACGACGTGCGTCCGATCCGACGGCGTGTTGAGCAGGCCATCGAGCAGGCCGTCGCCGAAGGCGCGTTCGACAACCTGGCGGGAGCTGGACTCCCGCTCAAGTCGGAAACAGGAATCGTTCCAAACGAGTTGCGGGTACCGTTCAAGGTGCTGGAAAACGCCGGCATGGCTCCCGCCTGGGTGGAGCTGGCCGCCGAGATCGAGCGGCGTATCGACGAGTTCCGTGCGGCTCGGCACGACCATGATCGGCGAATGCGCCGGGCGTGCGCGCACGCGCTGGCGGGGACGGCCGGCGACTTCGCCGCGCGGTTCCGTGCCGCGGGCCACGCCCACCAGGAGCTGCGCGACGCGCTGGCAAAGGACGTGAGAGGCATCGTGCGCCTGATCGACCGGTTCAACACCATGGCGCCGGCCAGTGCGCCGCGATTCGGCTTTCTGGCGCGCGCCGAGCTCGAAGCCGTGGACGCCATATGGCCATGGCCCGCGCCGGGCGGCGACCGGGCGTGA
- a CDS encoding glycosyltransferase family 9 protein, which yields MGVGSDRGEPQSVLLVRLDLMGDVVNGLSAAHAARQRWPRAHIAFMAPPQWRAIVERCSAVDETIGLDPAVVTHWPACLNPGRWWSLLRALLALRRRRFDLAVSIYGPIAGTVVALSGARERRGYEREAPPFSFDRAFAGERRNGGPHETELAARLIGDELPPWRTIDRTDDLPMPTALTGAGRPLVVAHAGAAHGDAKRWREEHWKHTLAELAAGGATVALVGLAGDRALARRLQESVDSLIDLTGETSLESLMGTLLAADLVISTDSGPAHLARALGTRVIALHGPTDTALHGPGDPACAALRLEMPCGPCYDFRRMATCQFGDTLCMEWLHPDRVVGAARSMLPT from the coding sequence TTGGGAGTTGGAAGCGATCGCGGCGAGCCTCAGTCGGTGCTGCTGGTGCGACTCGACCTGATGGGTGACGTGGTGAACGGGCTGTCGGCCGCCCACGCGGCGCGGCAGCGGTGGCCTCGGGCGCACATCGCCTTCATGGCGCCGCCTCAGTGGCGAGCGATCGTGGAACGCTGCTCGGCGGTGGACGAAACGATCGGCCTTGATCCCGCGGTCGTCACGCATTGGCCCGCCTGCCTGAATCCGGGGCGCTGGTGGAGTCTGCTGCGAGCGCTCCTTGCCCTGCGCCGGCGTCGCTTCGACCTGGCCGTGAGCATCTACGGGCCGATTGCCGGGACGGTGGTGGCGCTGAGCGGCGCCCGCGAGCGCCGCGGCTACGAACGCGAGGCCCCGCCGTTCAGCTTCGACCGGGCCTTCGCCGGTGAACGGCGTAACGGCGGGCCGCACGAGACCGAGCTGGCGGCGCGCCTGATTGGTGACGAGCTTCCGCCCTGGCGCACCATCGACCGCACCGACGACCTTCCCATGCCGACGGCCCTGACCGGAGCCGGCCGGCCGCTGGTCGTGGCGCACGCCGGCGCGGCGCACGGTGACGCCAAGCGTTGGCGCGAGGAACACTGGAAACACACGCTGGCGGAACTAGCGGCCGGTGGTGCGACGGTCGCGCTCGTCGGGCTGGCTGGCGACCGCGCGCTGGCTCGGCGGCTGCAGGAGTCAGTCGATAGTCTGATCGACCTCACCGGCGAAACGTCGCTCGAATCGCTCATGGGCACGCTCCTGGCGGCGGACCTCGTGATCTCCACGGACAGCGGTCCGGCGCACCTGGCGCGGGCGCTGGGAACCAGAGTGATCGCCTTGCACGGGCCGACCGACACCGCCCTGCACGGACCCGGCGATCCCGCGTGCGCGGCCCTGCGCCTGGAGATGCCGTGCGGGCCTTGCTACGACTTCCGCCGCATGGCGACCTGCCAGTTCGGCGATACGCTCTGCATGGAATGGCTCCATCCCGACCGCGTCGTCGGCGCCGCGCGCTCGATGCTGCCCACATGA